A segment of the Toxotes jaculatrix isolate fToxJac2 chromosome 2, fToxJac2.pri, whole genome shotgun sequence genome:
TACGAGGAAGGTCCAACCTTTGGTGAGTCAGTATTATGGTAAAATCTCAATACTCTAGTTTCATCTTTGTCGGTcagtgtccaaaaaaaaaaaaaaaccccacattgAATGATTCAATGATGTGTGAcgataaaacatgaaaacttcCATTCGGGTCAATTCTTTTTAGAAGCACTTTATTAAATCACGACAACATTATCTCTTCATGGTAAGAGTCTAGTGGTTTATTAGCCAGCTCCAACTTTACGCACACATACGTACCTGATAGCATTGTTTCTCTGTTCCTGTTAGACCAAGGCTTGGGCTGAACTTAAAGCACATGTTAAAGACGtcatgtgtttacatgtgtagGAACttaagacaaaaatttttttaaaaatcacctTTTCGGGGACTGAAGCCTTGACACTGCCTTCCACGGGCTGAAGTCTGGGCTGTTACAGTACTTCCTCAGCTCTTCCAAAGCACGTCGAgtctcttcctccccctccttctgaTACTCCTCCTCAGTCAGCAGGCGACGTGGCTCTGGCCTCCAGTGAATATACTGTCTGATTTTCCTGCACAGCACAGCGAGCgctcaaaatattttttttaatcaactgaACTGAATATGGCAACTGATACTAAACGGAAATGCAATGTAACATGGGCTGTTAATTTATGTCACTGCTATGAGCTTCAGTTGTTCAGCAAATATCAATTTGGATAAATCTAAGGGGCTGAGATAAGAAGACATCATGTAAGACttttcaaaaaatgaatgactcttaaaataaagctaaaatcctccaaaaaaaaatcagtaactCTTGTGCATACAATAGGAGTCAGGAACATTGTATAGTCTCAgtggattttcattttaatatagtACAGTACTCTTACGCCACCTTCTGTCAGCTTTAAAACACCCACCTCCACGCACTGACTACCATAGAGACTGGGTACTCCAGATTTTTGGAGAACAAAGCTGCCACGATGATAGCGAATGCAACTTGCTGAATCTGGATTCCGAAGTAAATCAGGAGCAGGCCAAACAGCTGCAGTGTCCACGACAAGATGTTAATGCTCTTCTCGTCCACCAGAGGACCGTAACggtaacacacagcaaaactgATGAATCCCACCACCGCTACatagcctgacacacacacacaaaaaaaaaacacaggaaaaacagaaatattgaCTTAGACAGTGTTAAAAAGCTAAACTGTGAACTGTACAACACATAGTGTCCATAGATTGAAGCATGCATACTTAAGCAGAGCTAAAACGACTGGTCAAAAAATGAGTTGGTCAGTTGGCTCAATCAATTTGCTGTTTCTAGCTTCACAAATGTGAGGGTTTGGTGCTTTGCTTTGTCACacatgatagtaaactgaatatctttggattcTCGACTGTTGGTCTGACAAAACCAGATAtgtgaagatgtcaccttgatCTGTAGGAAATTATGATGGTCAGTTTAAAAATTTTTCCTGACAAAATGATTCATCAAAAAAATTATCTGAACACCTTTATGTTTGGACTGATGATAGGTGAAAACGAGGAATTTGAAATTCTAATcggcatttttcattattttctaacatttaattgacaaaattaatgaatgaattgtgaaaataactggcagattaataaataatgaaaatagtcatTAGTTGCACCACTATACTTAAACATTACATGGTACAGAAGAATGTTTCCAATTCCAGGAGGTTACAATCTCTATAAAGTTTGTGTTGGTGAAGCATCTGTACCTAAAACCATGTGCCAGTGTTCTCGCAGAATTGTGCTGAGGTTCCTGCAGACGAGCTGCATGGCGTACAAAGAGAATGAATAGCCGCCAacaatcaacaaataaaaagggCTTTTCTGTGGaagcaacaaacacaaagtgattAAGATATTTAAGGGACCAAAGTGATTTAACCTATAAAACCACAGATATGTGAGGACAATGAAACACTTTACCTTTGGCAAAAAGCGTGCCAGAAtgaagaagaggatgatgagAGAGGCGATCATGCCTGAGCTCATACCAGCAGAGTAGTAGAAAACCTGACTCCTTCATGTAACGGAGAAAGAAATAGTTAATGGCACATAATAATCCTGTAAAATGATAACACTTAAACATTAAGTCAAAATTACCTGCTGAGTGAGtctgcaaagacaaacaacaatgCCCCAGAgaggaaaaccaaaaacagataGATATCAAACTCTGCAAGGaagaataggagaatcgattttatcaacacagctctagtTCTAGTATATCAGACATTTAATATCgcagtgtcactgtgtttaataTCACAATGTCAGTGATCAGAAAATGAATTTGTCTTTGACTTACTGCGAATGGGCTTGATAGTGTACTGAGTTTTTTCACTCGGATCGATCTTGAAGCATGTCTTCTTGCTAAACAGGCTGATGTTGATGGTGGTTTCATTGTGCCGCTCACGTAACATGCTCTGAAACCAGCCCCAGAAACTGAAGCgctccagctcctgcagctcctcctcaccttccaCAGTTTCCACCTTGAACACGTTTGAACTCGACACTTTGATCTGCCAGAAATCTTACGTTATAACAAGGAACTGCTAGAACAAAGCATGGTAACATATAACCAGTTTTAACAATAATTGTTGACACTCCCTGAAAAATGTATTGCAGAGGCCTCTTTACCCCCGATGTAAAACTTTAAACcacattttcttatttgttACTGAGAAGGAGCTGTGATAACATCactttttctttaacattatcTCATATTTTTATCTCTCATTTTGTGATTTAGTGAGTGAATTAAACTTAAACACCTCGGGGTTTGGCTGGACATCAGTTATATTCATGTAACTTACCTGAATTCTTGTCCATGTTTGCCTCCAGGATGGCACAATGGAGTTTTTGTAACAGAACCGGTTGGGCCCTGACATAACATACTCTGCTCCATCACGCAGATCAGTTACTGGAAGTTTGTTACCTGGGTTTAataagcagagacacacatgaaacACTACACCTGTTACTTTCTAAGCTGGCCTATCACTAACAAGAGATATGTGACATGAAGAAAGATTTAAAAGATGATGCCCACTGTCTTTAATTTACTAAAGTCAAGCATTTAAAAGATAAGGCTGGTGTTGTTCTATATTTTTTGTACTGTCAATTAATccaagaccaaaaccaacaatgtgttagttTGTCTCTCAATACTTAGCAACTTTCCTGCCTTGTCTGTGGCGATATCAGCCCCATGCCCATTGATTCCGACAGAAAATCGCAAATCGCAATAGTCTTTATTTCTTGGTTGTTCCTGTCACACTCAGTTTAATGTCCTGCAAGCTGCATATACACTCACTTGTCCGTTCATTAGGAACACCTAGCGAAAACTGAACCAGTCAATTGCACCAGTCCTATATTCCATTATACAAAGAGGTGTGTCTGTTGTCTAGCCAACCCATACTGATTTGAATGGGGTGGAcgaaataacagaaacacctgtcatcATAACGCAAAGCAGTTCAGCAGCACCAAAGACAATATTCTCCAAAATCAACATAGAGTTAAATAAAAACCTCTTTaacacagtttcaacacaaacacacgaacAATGAAGCCTTCAcgaaggaggatttattgcaggactcgtattagactgcattagttttagctggtGCAAATAAAAGTCACTGATTAGTGAGGCGGTGTTTTCATTATAAGCACGTTGGGAATAACATAAGGCTGGGATTGTAGCAAATTAAGTGGTTAAATTACATTACGTTTCTTCTTTTAACAGAGACAAATATCAGAGGACAACATACAGCAAACTTCTGTTTCACCACAGCAAGGACCAAAAACAAGCTAACATGAGTTAGCTTGACCAACGATACCTGTTTTAAATACGTATCAAACACATTAAAGTCTCTGTTATTGCAGCGTAACACTGCTTCTTACCCGTATCCTGGTGTGAGGTTTGAGGGAAAGAGGTTAGCAGCACCACGAAAACCATTAATTTAGCGCTTATAGAGACGGAACCTTTTAGCATTTTCATGCATCCCGCCATGATGAGAGCACCGCTTCGTTTCTCTTACGTCTCGTCCCGCCCTTTCCTCCTCCGGCCTGTCCGTCGAGTGACAGGCCGTACAGCCAATCACAACTCCGGACTGGAGGTCGTCATTGAGAGGGCACGTTCAACGTCTCTACGTGTTTTGTGTTGGATTACTACATTTTCTAAATCACTACTAGATCAATATTTAGACTATGTCGGGAGAgattttaatatatattatcTGTGACAACAAGGCTGCGGGGCTAAAAAACAGGAAACCCTGACAAGGTAGTATAATTCCACCACAGAGGTACTTTAAGGCTCCAgccaacaattattttcattattaatacaTCAGACAATTATTTTCCTCAACAACTGATTGTTTGTCTGatcaacagtcaaaaacccaaaCAAGTTCAGTTTACATGTTCAAACTGGATTGCGTACATCAACTGATAAGGTTGATGTGGGCAAATCTGATCgtatgttttaaaataatttaaagtttTTTGCAACTCATTTCAAAATACTGCTGGCCAAATTGAAACTCTTTTACTAAAACTGTGTACCTTTGGTGTAGACAAGATCACCTGTAGTTTGACTTTGGTGGAGTAAGTAAATACAAGGAGGGATAATGAGGCGGCGGAGGCTGAAGCTACTCTTATAAATAAAGGTTTACCAGTGGATTTGTCCTATGAAAACACTGTGATGGGTGTGAGCGTTAAGCTTAGTAGTAAATTTAAAGTTCCatggaaagaaaacagtggaaCAGTGAGTGAACAGTGGAATAACAGAGAAATTGCATCTCTATATTATTACACCACTAGATAGCAGCAACCAACCCTTTCTTAGTTCCACATGTGAACCAGGACTTGATTCTGAAATAAGTACCAGGCTTTagtcttttatttaaaagacaaattgtCATCCACCTAGAAGCCAAAGTATTTATACAAAGACACAATTTCAGCAATCTTGGatttagggaaaaaaatattacttttggatttttctttccttttcttcttcttttttttgtcaacagaAAGTAACTTTCAAATTGCAATGTGCAATGTAAAACAGGACCGAACACTGACTAAAtgtattgatgaaaaaacattttagaagGGAGTTCTTGTGAAACAGAAAGtagcaacagttttttttattggactCCTGTAGCTGAATAGAAAAGATGTGCATGGGGCACTCTGGTGGCTGAATGGTTACAGTGCATGCCCCTTAACCTCAGTGTCTGTGGTTCAAATCTGGTCAGGGACCCTTGTCTATCTCTATCATACCCTTTCTAATAaactaaaaaagtaaaatacacaaaaagggagataataaacattagaactGGAAAAGTAAAACTTTGGGCTGATTAAAAAATTTCAAACAACATGTGACTTGGATGGAGCTCCAACAAAATGATTCAAGCATTCAACTATTGACAGCGTCATCATCTGACAGCCTTTTTACACACCCATTTAACTCAAATTCTAACACTGAGGTTAAAAAGGAATATGGCTCACTTGACCTGATAATCATTAACTCCATCTTATACACTGAATCAGCCCTCTCTGACATACAGGCCTACAACACTTCCTGTGGTCTAATGGCTGAACCACATGATGCTGCATTTCAGCTGTGTTACCACTGTGGACTCACAGCTTACAGCAGGGGACCATTTTCAAACCCGTCTGCCCCACTACAGCAGTCAGAGGTGCTGTATAACAGCCGAGCATTGGAGAGCAGTGAAGGTTAAACTGAACCCTTCTCCTAGATATGAGTCAAAGTGACCAAACATAAGATGCATACTTGTTTATTAaccagtgaaataaaaatcttaCTGCTTTATTTACACAAACCAAATTCAGTTTCTGAGCATGATTGGATTTTACAGTGAACCAGGTCAGGCTGATGTTATCAGCCCATTATGGTCTGCTCAGGTATGTGGGACACTCAGGAGTTTGTTTTTTGATACGCTTGTTTTATAATAAGCGTAGAGGTTACAGTGAGACCAAGTGAGGTCAACGATTTGATCCACTTCATTCACCTTAACAGGAGTAATGTGAATGAAGTACAAGAAAATAGCTCTGAAAATTCTCATCCTAAATATGATCAACCTTTTTTTGTCTAAAATGACCATTACTTGGAAATGGAACGTGTTTAAATATGACCTTTCAATACTGAATTTTTCCACAGCACTCACTAAAACTTGTGACTTTTACCACATGACCATAACTTTGAGCAACAAGTTCACTTTGTTCAGTCCCGCACACCAATCAGTCGTGGCTATTAAATACATTTGGACGCTCATGATGTTTACTTCATCCAAAAGATTTCTGGCTTAAAGGTAAAGCACAAACAATGTCAATTTATGGTCAAATTTAAACCCTTAAAAATGAGGTTATGGGTTGCTGTAACCTCATTTATAAGGGTTCCTGCATTTGACGAAAAGTTGAAAGGTCAGAACGTCATTTGAATTCTTTGAAAATGTTGCTTAATGAGACAGTTATTCAGAGGTCTGaggatgtttttcagtgtgtgaaagaggaaaCATTTGAAGAGGctaattttttttcaggcaaaccTTTGACACATTCTCCTGTTGATGTAATAGACTTTGAATCAGCATTAATAACTGTTCTTTTTTAGGAGATGGGAGACTGTGACTGGAAATGGGCGGAGACAGTCTGATTCATATATTACACATCACCCTCCAATGCTGTTGTAATTTAGGATACATTGATCATTTATGCCTAAGAAATAGGCCATGGCATTAACTGGCACTGGTATTAACTGGCATTCCATCTACAATGATACTGGCAGTGTTGGCTCTTCTGGCAGCCATGATTTGATTTAGGTAGTGAATATATTATATAATGTATTGTATATAATACATGTACCATTCTTTTGATAGTAAGGTTAAGATTAATAGAGTGGGGCAAAAAATTGTTGTTGAGCCCCTTTTGACCCTtacacacaacctcacaccCTCTGTGCATTAGGTATGTACCCTAGCAGACTACACATTCCCTTGCAATAAGTTCTGGTCTGGGATTTTGATTACTTACAAATGTGTTCAGTTACTGTCACATCTGAAGCAAATATCAATCAAGGTGGGTCCTGCTTTATTAGCTAATTTTCAGACAGATTGCAGATTAATTGAAAGATGGATTTAAATGTGGTAATCAAACACTggacaacaaatacaaatgtatggatttgtttgtaaaaaaaaaaaagaaagaaagaaagaaagaaagaaagaaagaaaagaaaagaaaaacagacgtGTTTTTGTACGTTTTTGACAATAGACAAGAGATGTGTGTTTAACGAGGAGACGTGAAGGCAGCAGAAGAAGTTTATGTCGGTTTATGTAGAAGTTGTGGAGGAGGTgagcaaagagagggagggactaTAAACAGAACGAGGTAGTCAGTCGAAACTTTCAACACATCGCCGTCTGAGCCCCTCACCGCAGGATTACTAAGACTTCTTCTCAAAGGTAGGccttaaagaaaaataaataacgGCCGAAATAGcgaagttttttttgttttgttttttaagagttAAGAGTTTTtgctaacccccccccccttttcctCCATTTTTGGAACGGAGCGTTTAACGGTTTATTAACGACCCATTTCTCAACTAACGAAGTAGTAGTAGAAAAAGAAGacggtatttttttttttttttcactcgaCAGTCGAGAAAGAAGCAAAAACCTcctatctgtctgtgtttatccaAGCCTAACGCAGTTGTAAAACTCTTAACAAATTCAATTAGAGGAGCCGCTGTGGTTGATGTCATTAGGCCTGTGACAAAGCTGGTATTGTTGTTAACGCAGTCGTGATTAACGGTCCCGGGGCTGGGCCCGGACCCCTCGGACTCTTACTTCTTCCTCAAAACTGTcgcacttttttaaaaaaaaaattcttttacATCCCATATGGTGTGTTATAAAGGCCTGTACGCATTTAATCACTTTAAACTTCCTTCATTTAATGGGTTTGAGGCGCAGCCGTGCCGTTTTTGAGGGCTCTTTTACTGTCGATGCAAATTCAGTGGTGGCTCTGAACTTTGATTAGTATTTTCATAAGTATATAGGTggtatgtgtggatgtgtgtcaTTGTCTGGGCTgtaaaaaacaatgacaaaccaCGACAGAGTTATGGTTCACTGATCCACATGTGTAATATAGAATAAATAATGCAGTTTGTCACAAGGCCCTTTTATAGCTGAAAACTTGTACCAGTTACTTTCCCTCTGAAAATGACTCAGATCTTCCACCGTGCTGCTGCTCATATTACAGCTGATGTAATGTTCATGTACAGCATTTGTGCCTTGGGAAATTTACCACAAGcttgtttatttctttcctcCAGGAAACTGATCCTCATCAGCCATGGGTGTAGAGGGGGGACTGAAATGCGTGAAGtacctgcttttctttttcaacttcATTTTCTGGGTGAGTGTCAAGCCAGCCACACTTCTTCAACTGTTTACTGtcgaaacagcagcagagtgggcGCGGACATCACCTAACCTCAGTGTTACTGGGAAGTGAAGGGGGCGTTAAAAGCAGCAAGGAAGCAAACGGAAAGTAAAGCCAGGTTATGTTTTCCAGTGTGATTTGTCTTATCCAGATAAATCAGCTTATCTTTATAGGCAGtctgaaatattttcactgcAGGACTCGTTTTGTGACATTTACGCTTCCTGCCAGCCCCATGACTGAGCAGGAATTATGGCTTTGCTACCCTACTTTAAGgttaacatacagtatgtaatcaTCTGTAAAATCAGCTGATGAACACCCACGCTCCCATATCCTATGACAATCCCGCTTGGTTTTTTTCTTCACGAAGACTTGTAGACTGGCTCACATGTTGAATAAAAAGCTGAAAGCATGGAGGAACATGAACTTGAGAACCTTCGTCACAGATATATCCTGAACCTAACGCAACGTTTCCTGTTTGTAACCTGCAGTTTCTTCATGGTGTGTTCATGGTGTGTgaaagaggtggtggtggaaTGTGAATCTCATGACCAGATTTCAAAGTGTAGTAGTATCATGTGACTCATCCAGATCAACgtgtttttttgggtttttttttttttttttttttttgacacaatGCCACTTACAGCTTTTAGCAGTGGTGTTTGCACAGTAAACTGCAGCACTGAGTTACAATCTGATAATCATTTCACACAGGGCAAGAGGAAGTACTGGATGACAAAGCTGTATTTATTGTCTCTTCACATGCACATTTGTAGACCtgcaactaataattattttccttATTGATGGCTTAACTTTAACCCATGTACTTAGGTTTTATAAgcaatatataaacaaataattGTTTATAACACATTCTAAAGTAGCTGTAAGCAAATCTGGatattttaagtgtttatgtacatgtacagtatttgtcaaCAATTATAACTTCTCCCATGAAGTCGTATTTTCTACATTAACATCTGTGCTTAACTATGTCGCCATTCATTATCTTTTTATACACCAACATCCACAGATTAGAACTGTTGACAAGTACACTTATTTACATCTGCTTACCAATACATTATGGAGTGTCAAAGaccatttattaaattattctATACCGTCTATAAATGCTAAACAGGGAGGCTTAAAGTATATGCTTGTATTTATTCTCTCTGCGCACATTTTTAGGACTTTGACGACAGCATTTTTAAGCACATTTAATATACGTTTAATGAAAACAGACTTAAATGTTTAATTGCATATCAAAATGGTTGCCTATTAATTTTCTAACAATCAATATTATATATtccattttattctattctggGATGGACGTGACCCTTACTGCTCTGTTTGCCTTCTCTTTTCACTCGTCTATGTTTTGCGACGTCAACCATTAGGCATCTATTTGACTCAAGTTCAAATATTGACACTGGCGGTGCCAACAAGGACAGGTCTTTGGCTGCAGTGAGGACTTAACACGGATAACATAAACTTGGCTGATAATGTGTCAGCTGACATGAACACTGCCGACTTCCACTGTAAAAGTGTAGATTTTTATTTAGagcatttcatttgttttttgaaaaCATTGAAGAGCTGTAAGACCAGTTTGGCTGGGAGCTGTTGTTCCTGGGGCTTTCGTTCATTTGTGTACAGTGACTCAACAATACTGCTTTtataggaagaaaaaaaacaatgcagctGCCTTATCACTGAATCATCTATATTAATGTGCAGATGAACATATGTCTCTATCCTTTACTACCACATGACgtctttgtatgtttgttttttctgagtGACGTTTATAGTACCAgtgataaaaagataaataaaagagCCCAGTCTGAGTGTTTATAATCTATGTGGTTATAACTTTAGAACCACAccttttaattatttattagtAGAGCGTAGTTGATATGTAAATCAACAGTGGAACAAGTTTATCACTCAGTTAATTAAGTCATATCTTAAAGTTATGATGCCAATAACCTACTAGCACTAGTCTCCCACATAAGAATATTTGctagttttctttcttctgtggtAGTACAAGTAATGTTTTGggctttggactgttggtcaaaaaaacaccataaatatatatatttatatttatacatatttatacatacgtgtgtgtgtgtgtgtcattgctTGTGAAGTCAGAAACAGTGACAAGTCCTGAGTACTTCTTGCCTTGtgatcagtgtttcctgttctctgttctgtgtGAATCTATCACCTGACCACTGATGTGCTCATACACGCACTGTCATCGATGCATCATCACACAGGCGTCTCTTTTAACACACATTTTAGTACAAATTCCAAAGAAATGTTGAATTCTCGTGCACATACTAGTCCACTGCACCACATGTACGCAAAAGGTGAGTTGTTCTCTATGGGAACTTAAATTCTTAAGTCTGATGTTTAgtgctcctgctgctgtcagagttTGTCCTGGAAGGCCAATTTAATGTCGAGTGTTGAGTTTTAAGGCTGgcagtgactgacaggtgtCATTATTACCTCCACCAAGAAGGCTGTGTTTTCACccgtgtctgtttgttggcttaattatttgtcagcaggattactcAAAAAGTACTCAGCCGATTTGCACCGACCCTTTTGGAGGGATGGTTTGGCGTATAAtctgaaaatcagaaaatccCATCACAATTGTCAAAACCCTAAGATATTTAGTTTGAGAAATAGGAGCTTggaaatgtttgtcatttttacttgATGAATATCAAAATCGTGTCAGATTATTTCTGTCTCAAACACCTAATTAATGAATAATTATTTCAGCTGTGGTGGTTAAATTCCTCTCTGATCTCAGACTGAATCCCACCACAGCTGTGTCTGTCTTGACTGAACTCACTACACTCCGTTTGATAAAGTCACAGTCAGAGTAAAGGATATCGAGTCCTCTGTCATGTTTGCTTTGGAGCTCATTGATCCCAGATGATCATGGCCAAACAATTCACCCACACAATGTTTGTTAAAGATACAGCGAACTGCTCTTGTCACTCCACCCAGAAGAGTGACACATGAACGTCACAGATTATCATGATCATTTTACATCTGCTTTCAGGAACTGAACACTGTTGCTACTGCTTCCATTTTTTCAGCATTAGTGTTCACCAGATAATCATTTTCTACTATACACTCAGATCAAAGAAACACACGAATAACGCACTCTAAACTAGTCTTTACCTTTTCTGTGCAGTTATGCGGCCTAGCATTGATTGTGGTGGGAATCGTGGCTCAGGTGGGCCTGCAGTACCCCTACAAGATCCGTGATGCCTCAGGGGGTCCTATCATCCTCATTGTAGTCGGCGTGGTGATTTTCTTCATCGCATTCTTCGGCTGCTGTGGAGCCTGGAAAGAGAACTACTGCATGGTCACAATGGTAATTCATGTAGCTCTGTATCTGTAAATCTTAAAACAACAGTTGAACTAACTTTGCTCTGAGTACAAGTTAATGACTAACACGTCTGCAGAACGTGTAATGTAGCTTAGAGTGGTATttaagtgtttttcatttctctctttcctccagtttgctgtcctcctctccctgatCATCATTGCTGAGATTGCCGCAGCAATTGCTGGATACATCTTCAGAAAcaaagtgagtgtgtgaattCACAGGAGTGTGTGTTACATAATACCCTGCAGAAGGTGTGGTGTTTAACTTTGGCTGCCATGTTGTGTCTCCCATTTAGCTCTCAGCTGTCGTCCAGGAAAACCTCACTGAGATGATTTCCGGTTACAACAGCAGCACACCTGAATTCAGAGCCAGCGTGGATAAACTGCAGGAGGATGTAGGTTCAGTGTAACCTTTCCTACTCACTGTTTACTTAGTCTGACAACACCTTCACATAACActgctgcatcctgttggtggGTGCTGCATGACACGACATTGCTTTTCTTTACACCATCTGTTGTCACGTTAACTTGTGTTCTCTCAGTGCACACGTCATGTGAAGCCCCATAGCTGGCACTttcatattaaatgtttttcatttgacacATTTGCACTTGCAGTTGAAATGCTGTGGTGTGAACAGCTCTGCTGACTGGAGAAACTTCAGACCCGATAGAAACTCAGTGCCCGACTCATGCTGTGTGAATGTCACTACAAACTGTGGAGTCGGGACCATGACAGACCCTACCAAAGTGCACCAGCAGGTAAACCCCCAGTGACTAATGAAATGAGTGAAGACGAGATTTAGTTAACGTTATAGATTGATGTCGTCTGCCGCACAGACTGTAAAGCCGTATTAGGGTATTAGTAAAATGAACTTCAAACAATGAAGAAGTACAGATaatgtcaacaaaacacaagcaccGAAAAGAAGTAAGTGTTATATTCCCAAGGCAAAGTGTCTCTCCAAATAACAGGCCAACCAGTGGAGTGTGCAGATTCTAACTAACCGTTTTTCTGATGAAGGGTTGTCATGATGCTGTGGTGGCTTTACTGAAGAAAAATATCCAGTGGGTGATAGTTGCAGCTCTGGTTATTGCTTTCCTGCAGGTATGtaacaccaaaaaacaaactaaattctTAACCAGTTTGTCTTTAGttaacactctcacacacagaatataatacaataacactatttatttttcagtggcgtaaacatgttttttttttactttgtcattttAACACATTACTTTTCAAGTTTGGTCTAAATTTATACAGTTCTGTTGTAAAACTTTGTGCTGTACTTTACTTTAAGTCCCCATATTCAGCAGtatacatttaataaatggtttataacaccCTATAATGTAGTTGTAAGC
Coding sequences within it:
- the cd63 gene encoding CD63 antigen, translating into MGVEGGLKCVKYLLFFFNFIFWLCGLALIVVGIVAQVGLQYPYKIRDASGGPIILIVVGVVIFFIAFFGCCGAWKENYCMVTMFAVLLSLIIIAEIAAAIAGYIFRNKLSAVVQENLTEMISGYNSSTPEFRASVDKLQEDLKCCGVNSSADWRNFRPDRNSVPDSCCVNVTTNCGVGTMTDPTKVHQQGCHDAVVALLKKNIQWVIVAALVIAFLQIMGIVFACLLMRGIRSGYEVM
- the nemp1 gene encoding nuclear envelope integral membrane protein 1; the protein is MAGCMKMLKGSVSISAKLMVFVVLLTSFPQTSHQDTGNKLPVTDLRDGAEYVMSGPNRFCYKNSIVPSWRQTWTRIQIKVSSSNVFKVETVEGEEELQELERFSFWGWFQSMLRERHNETTINISLFSKKTCFKIDPSEKTQYTIKPIRKFDIYLFLVFLSGALLFVFADSLSRSQVFYYSAGMSSGMIASLIILFFILARFLPKKSPFYLLIVGGYSFSLYAMQLVCRNLSTILREHWHMVLGYVAVVGFISFAVCYRYGPLVDEKSINILSWTLQLFGLLLIYFGIQIQQVAFAIIVAALFSKNLEYPVSMVVSAWRKIRQYIHWRPEPRRLLTEEEYQKEGEEETRRALEELRKYCNSPDFSPWKAVSRLQSPKRFADFIEGSPHLMPNEVSVHAQEYGFGGSFFEDEFFDTDDEDEVEDTKPMMKPE